Proteins encoded together in one Deinococcus irradiatisoli window:
- a CDS encoding YdgA family protein: MTTPRSTPRRSRWPVLALAGLLALGALAGATAYTSTQTAQTQQDLARTLQAQIEATGYAHITSSTYQRGLLGSTQTLGVTVGKGEGAEALIVVNHIQHGPFPGFRAVGNAVIDTEVRFADRALQAKVEQALGGRPPVIHTVVGLSGATSTHLEVPAGRFSEDGAVLSWQALKGDVVNTGLSSTARLNWPELMFSSDGDTLTVSGLSLVGSSRKQGADDPLGVGQQTVSVKAVTFSGTSDGAPARLRLGDLQVGSESALSGGFYSGSVRYGVGQFSASLADSGEQMLSDLQLQLSLNHLSRAPLARMVKTLGSLGEQARAGADVSGLSAAQEKALTADALAVLNGQPVFSLDRLSFKLPGGEMMLSGQLDLPGAASLTPETAQLLADTPEAALGMLRAKAHFEAPEAALRGLLESVEPGAARSLGQMIEAGYLKRQGGQLTSDLAFGDGRATINGQPLGGF; encoded by the coding sequence ATGACCACGCCTCGCTCTACGCCGCGCCGCTCCCGCTGGCCCGTTCTCGCGCTCGCCGGACTGCTGGCCCTCGGCGCTCTGGCCGGAGCGACCGCCTACACCAGCACCCAGACCGCCCAGACCCAGCAGGACCTGGCGCGAACCCTTCAGGCGCAGATCGAGGCCACCGGCTACGCCCACATCACCAGCAGCACCTACCAGCGCGGCCTGCTCGGCAGCACCCAGACCCTCGGCGTGACGGTCGGCAAGGGCGAAGGCGCCGAGGCCTTGATCGTCGTCAACCACATTCAGCACGGGCCGTTTCCCGGCTTCAGGGCGGTCGGCAACGCCGTGATCGACACCGAGGTGCGCTTCGCCGATCGCGCGCTTCAGGCCAAAGTCGAGCAGGCCCTCGGTGGCCGGCCGCCCGTCATCCACACCGTGGTGGGCCTGAGCGGCGCGACCTCGACCCATCTGGAAGTGCCGGCCGGACGCTTCAGCGAGGACGGCGCGGTGCTGAGCTGGCAGGCGCTCAAGGGCGACGTGGTGAACACCGGCCTGAGCAGCACGGCCCGCCTGAACTGGCCCGAACTGATGTTCAGCTCGGACGGCGACACCCTGACCGTGTCGGGCCTGAGCTTGGTCGGAAGCAGCCGCAAGCAGGGCGCCGACGATCCGCTGGGGGTGGGCCAGCAGACGGTGAGCGTCAAGGCGGTGACCTTCAGCGGCACCTCGGACGGCGCCCCGGCCCGCCTGCGCCTCGGCGACCTGCAGGTGGGCAGCGAAAGCGCGCTGAGCGGCGGATTTTACAGCGGCAGCGTGCGGTACGGCGTGGGGCAGTTCAGCGCCTCGCTTGCTGACAGCGGCGAGCAGATGCTCAGCGACCTGCAACTGCAGTTGAGTCTCAACCACCTCAGCCGCGCTCCGCTGGCCCGGATGGTCAAGACGCTCGGCAGCCTGGGCGAGCAGGCGAGGGCCGGCGCGGACGTTTCGGGCCTCAGTGCCGCCCAGGAAAAGGCCCTCACCGCCGACGCGCTGGCAGTGCTGAACGGCCAGCCGGTGTTCTCGCTCGACCGCCTGAGTTTTAAGTTGCCGGGCGGCGAAATGATGCTCAGCGGCCAGCTCGACCTTCCCGGCGCGGCCAGCCTGACGCCCGAAACGGCGCAGTTGCTGGCCGATACGCCCGAGGCGGCGCTGGGAATGCTGCGGGCCAAGGCGCACTTCGAAGCGCCGGAAGCGGCCCTGCGCGGCCTGCTGGAAAGTGTGGAGCCCGGGGCCGCCCGCAGTCTGGGTCAGATGATCGAAGCGGGGTACCTCAAGCGCCAGGGCGGACAGCTGACCAGCGACCTGGCTTTCGGGGACGGCCGGGCGACCATCAACGGGCAGCCGCTGGGCGGGTTTTAA
- a CDS encoding GNAT family N-acetyltransferase, producing MAELASPELTLRPQTARDALQLALWLTDPAAEWRQWDAPYLHGEQLSEGDLDAEEVEEAEESPHERLICLGGAPIGLVTRHPEPPRSGGWWELGILIYDPHYWSGGLGTRALRQWTTLTFEETGAHVLTLTTWSGNARMLRAGARAGYRECARVRQARLWRGERYDSVRLDLLRSEWAQAPSEPKNE from the coding sequence ATGGCCGAGCTTGCCTCCCCCGAACTCACCCTGCGCCCCCAGACCGCCCGCGACGCCCTGCAGCTCGCGCTGTGGCTGACCGACCCGGCCGCCGAGTGGCGGCAGTGGGACGCGCCGTACCTGCACGGCGAACAGCTCTCCGAAGGCGACCTGGACGCCGAAGAGGTCGAAGAGGCCGAAGAATCGCCGCACGAGCGCTTGATCTGCCTCGGCGGGGCGCCGATCGGGCTGGTGACGCGCCATCCCGAGCCTCCGCGCAGCGGCGGGTGGTGGGAACTCGGCATCCTGATCTACGATCCGCACTACTGGAGCGGCGGGCTGGGCACGCGGGCGCTGCGCCAGTGGACCACGCTGACTTTCGAGGAGACCGGCGCGCACGTGCTGACCCTCACCACCTGGAGCGGCAACGCCCGGATGCTTCGCGCCGGGGCCAGGGCCGGTTACCGCGAGTGCGCCCGCGTGCGTCAGGCGCGGCTGTGGCGCGGTGAGCGCTACGACAGCGTGCGGCTCGACCTGCTCCGAAGCGAGTGGGCGCAGGCCCCAAGCGAGCCTAAGAACGAATGA
- a CDS encoding metal-dependent hydrolase — protein sequence MTQPSAANHLTIRFLGHSTFLFSAGEHKVLVDPFIEGNPKSPVTLQEALSWGVSAVLISHAHGDHWGNALDFGKAGVPIIGTGEIGGYAGKHGAANAIGANIGGTVKGEWGQVTFTPAWHSSSFPDGTYGGMPTGLIIEMGGARVYFAGDTSRFSDMALIGEGGLDLAMLPIGDHYTMGPQEAAKCLDLLKPKAALPMHYGTFPGLTGDPQVFAAEGEKRGVKVHLPQPGESVSV from the coding sequence ATGACCCAGCCTTCAGCCGCCAACCACCTCACCATCCGTTTTCTCGGCCACTCGACGTTTCTGTTCAGCGCCGGCGAGCACAAGGTGCTGGTCGATCCGTTTATCGAGGGCAATCCCAAAAGCCCGGTGACGCTGCAAGAAGCGCTTAGCTGGGGGGTCAGCGCCGTGCTGATCAGCCACGCCCACGGTGACCACTGGGGCAACGCCCTGGACTTCGGCAAGGCGGGCGTGCCGATCATCGGTACGGGGGAAATCGGCGGCTACGCCGGCAAGCACGGCGCGGCGAACGCTATCGGCGCCAACATCGGCGGCACCGTGAAAGGCGAGTGGGGTCAGGTGACCTTCACCCCGGCCTGGCACTCCAGCAGCTTTCCCGACGGCACCTACGGCGGCATGCCAACCGGCCTGATCATCGAGATGGGCGGCGCGCGGGTGTACTTCGCCGGCGACACCTCGCGCTTTTCCGACATGGCCCTGATCGGCGAGGGCGGCCTCGACCTGGCGATGTTGCCGATCGGCGACCACTACACCATGGGGCCGCAGGAAGCCGCCAAGTGCCTCGACCTCCTGAAGCCCAAAGCCGCCCTGCCGATGCACTACGGCACCTTTCCGGGCCTGACCGGCGATCCGCAGGTGTTCGCCGCCGAGGGCGAGAAACGCGGCGTGAAGGTGCACCTGCCGCAGCCGGGCGAGAGCGTTTCTGTCTGA
- a CDS encoding DHH family phosphoesterase produces the protein MTAQNAAEPRYAELVQEAADRLKSHPGPIVILAHVDPDGDALGSCLGLQRALRAAGKDAQTYLQVPRFLKFLPQEGEVLPALEAWPEGALAAVLDVDNTDMARVAGADLGGFDGEVVNIDHHGTNRRQAAVSLVDPSQAAAAMIVKDVVDALGVPWSAEIATPLLLGTSTDTGSFRFSNTTPQVLRTAADLVECGAELAWINDQLARNPQRYYALLREVLDQMQFSSDGLIVRSHIDEAALQRTQAQWEDVESYVNTIRNADGAELAVMFKDYGERIKLSLRSRGRVSAQNIAVALGGGGHVAAAGASLDARFPEALARFEAAADAELRRVALR, from the coding sequence ATGACTGCTCAGAACGCCGCCGAACCCCGCTACGCCGAACTGGTGCAGGAGGCCGCCGACCGCCTGAAATCGCACCCCGGCCCGATCGTGATTCTGGCGCATGTCGATCCCGACGGCGACGCGCTGGGCAGCTGCCTGGGCTTGCAACGGGCGCTGCGGGCGGCGGGCAAGGACGCCCAGACCTACCTGCAGGTGCCGCGTTTTCTGAAGTTCCTGCCGCAGGAAGGCGAAGTGCTGCCCGCCCTGGAAGCCTGGCCGGAAGGCGCGCTGGCCGCCGTTCTGGACGTGGACAACACCGACATGGCAAGGGTGGCGGGGGCCGACCTGGGCGGCTTTGACGGCGAAGTCGTGAATATCGACCACCACGGCACCAACCGCCGCCAGGCCGCCGTGAGCCTGGTGGACCCCTCGCAGGCGGCGGCGGCCATGATCGTCAAGGACGTGGTGGACGCGCTGGGCGTGCCCTGGAGCGCCGAGATCGCCACGCCGCTGCTGCTGGGCACCAGCACCGACACCGGCTCGTTCCGCTTTTCCAACACCACCCCGCAGGTGCTGCGCACGGCCGCCGATCTGGTCGAATGCGGCGCCGAACTGGCCTGGATCAACGATCAGCTGGCGCGCAATCCGCAGCGCTACTACGCCCTGCTGCGCGAGGTGCTCGACCAGATGCAGTTTTCCAGTGACGGCCTGATCGTGCGCTCGCACATCGACGAGGCGGCGCTGCAGCGCACCCAGGCGCAGTGGGAAGACGTGGAGTCGTATGTCAACACCATCCGCAACGCCGACGGCGCCGAACTGGCGGTGATGTTCAAGGACTACGGCGAGCGCATCAAGCTGTCGCTGCGCTCGCGCGGGCGGGTCAGTGCCCAGAACATCGCCGTGGCGCTGGGCGGCGGCGGACATGTGGCGGCGGCCGGCGCCTCGCTCGACGCCCGTTTTCCCGAAGCGCTGGCCCGGTTCGAGGCCGCCGCCGACGCCGAACTGCGCCGGGTGGCGCTGCGCTGA
- a CDS encoding putative glycolipid-binding domain-containing protein, giving the protein MAARRQVMWQGSDERAPGLEHLLVGQGWASSTVIGLAAGAPFTLRYRLEVDETGRLLTGMLRISGAASLTLTRASSGRWQGNGGEELRDLSGCTDLDLGVTPYTNTLALRRLRLHPGQSGEVLAAVIEIPSFTRRVVRQRYTRLGPHTYQYENLGGGYSTELSVDDELFVREYPGLFRQLRLG; this is encoded by the coding sequence ATGGCGGCGCGGCGACAGGTGATGTGGCAGGGCTCGGACGAACGGGCACCGGGGCTCGAGCACCTGCTGGTGGGCCAGGGCTGGGCCAGCAGCACCGTGATCGGGCTGGCCGCCGGAGCGCCGTTTACCCTGCGCTACCGCCTGGAAGTCGACGAGACCGGCCGGCTGCTCACCGGCATGCTGCGCATTTCCGGCGCCGCCTCGCTGACGCTCACGCGGGCGTCCTCGGGGCGCTGGCAGGGCAACGGCGGCGAGGAACTGCGCGACCTGAGCGGCTGCACCGACCTCGACCTGGGCGTCACGCCCTACACCAACACCCTGGCGCTGCGCCGCCTGCGGCTGCACCCCGGCCAGTCCGGCGAGGTGCTGGCGGCGGTGATCGAGATTCCCAGCTTCACCCGGCGGGTGGTTCGGCAGCGCTACACCCGGCTAGGGCCGCACACCTACCAGTACGAGAACCTCGGCGGCGGCTACAGCACCGAACTGAGCGTGGACGACGAGCTGTTTGTCCGCGAGTATCCGGGCCTGTTCCGGCAGCTGCGTCTCGGCTGA
- a CDS encoding ABC transporter permease codes for MQRRDLWTLARRGLTRRPVRTLLTTLGIVVAVASMVIFLSLGEGIRKVFNDELGGIGPDIQVSLSGFTQGFAPQPNLPQSTVGDIQKLSAELGIVQVTPVVMSVRGSLDPSQSAVLYGLPPEQGIGAIFSNVGAAQGRLLQAGDQSVAVVGAKASQNLKLSLGSTLRLNRRSAVKVVGILKQSGGLNDSFIFLPLSAMQAAEGAQNRVSMVAVKLEDPKQARRVADALSAKLNLEAQTQGDFLSFADRALKISDAVRFGISLIALIVGGLAVANTVMMGVFERTREFGTLRAIGARPGFVRELVLTESLLLSLVGGVGGVLLGLVGIWGVNLYTQQLAGFDAAALTPRLTLLAIFISLLLGLVAGLLPARSASRLSINEALGRV; via the coding sequence GTGCAGAGGCGAGATTTGTGGACCCTGGCGCGGCGCGGCCTGACCCGCCGCCCCGTTCGGACGCTGCTGACCACCCTGGGCATCGTGGTGGCGGTGGCCAGCATGGTGATTTTCCTGTCGCTGGGCGAGGGCATCCGCAAGGTCTTCAACGACGAACTCGGCGGCATCGGGCCGGACATCCAGGTGTCGCTCAGCGGCTTTACCCAGGGCTTCGCGCCGCAGCCGAACCTGCCGCAGAGCACCGTGGGCGACATCCAGAAGCTCTCGGCTGAGCTGGGCATCGTGCAGGTCACCCCGGTGGTGATGTCGGTGCGCGGCAGCCTCGATCCGTCGCAGAGCGCGGTGCTCTACGGCCTGCCGCCGGAACAGGGCATCGGAGCGATTTTTTCCAATGTCGGCGCGGCGCAGGGCCGGCTGTTGCAGGCCGGCGACCAGAGCGTGGCGGTGGTGGGGGCCAAGGCCTCGCAGAACCTCAAGCTCAGTCTGGGCAGTACCCTGCGCCTCAACCGCCGGAGCGCCGTCAAGGTGGTGGGCATTCTCAAGCAGTCGGGCGGGCTCAACGACTCGTTCATCTTTCTGCCGCTCAGCGCCATGCAGGCGGCGGAAGGCGCGCAAAACCGGGTCTCGATGGTGGCGGTCAAGCTCGAGGACCCCAAGCAGGCCCGCCGGGTGGCCGACGCGCTCTCGGCGAAGCTCAACCTGGAAGCCCAGACCCAGGGCGACTTTCTGAGCTTCGCCGACCGCGCCCTGAAGATCAGCGACGCGGTGCGCTTCGGCATCTCGCTGATCGCCCTGATCGTGGGCGGCCTGGCGGTGGCCAACACCGTGATGATGGGCGTGTTCGAGCGCACCCGCGAGTTCGGCACCCTGCGGGCCATCGGCGCGCGGCCCGGCTTCGTGCGCGAACTGGTGCTCACCGAATCGCTGCTGCTCTCACTGGTGGGCGGGGTCGGCGGGGTGCTGTTGGGGCTGGTGGGCATCTGGGGCGTCAACCTCTACACCCAGCAACTCGCCGGCTTCGACGCGGCGGCCCTCACCCCGCGCCTGACGCTGCTGGCGATCTTCATCTCGCTGCTGCTGGGCCTGGTGGCCGGGCTGCTGCCGGCCCGCTCGGCCTCGCGCCTGAGCATCAACGAAGCGCTGGGCCGGGTATGA
- a CDS encoding ABC transporter ATP-binding protein: MSTPGLLLQTEQLSRIYPSGDGSITALHPFTHTFAPGLTAVVGPSGSGKSTLLNLLAGFDTPSGGAVRVGGTDIHTLGEAGRADFRLKHYGFVFQSHNLVAILSAQENVEFPLMLSGVPPRERRERARALLSDVGLEKRAHHLPSHLSGGEAQRVAVARALVSDPAVLLADEPTGNLDTRSGQVVLELLTRPARAGKTVVLITHDPDVAALADHHLRVRDGEVHAED; the protein is encoded by the coding sequence ATGAGCACGCCCGGCCTCCTGCTTCAGACCGAGCAGCTCAGCCGCATCTACCCCAGCGGCGACGGCTCGATCACGGCGCTGCATCCCTTTACCCACACCTTCGCGCCGGGACTGACCGCCGTGGTCGGGCCTTCGGGCAGCGGCAAGAGCACCCTGCTGAATTTGCTGGCGGGCTTCGACACGCCGAGCGGCGGCGCGGTGCGGGTGGGCGGCACCGACATCCACACCCTCGGCGAGGCGGGCCGGGCCGATTTCCGGCTCAAGCACTACGGCTTCGTGTTTCAGAGTCACAACCTCGTCGCCATTCTGAGCGCCCAGGAAAACGTCGAGTTTCCGCTGATGCTCTCGGGCGTGCCGCCCAGAGAGCGCCGCGAGCGGGCCAGAGCGCTGCTCTCGGACGTGGGCCTGGAGAAGCGCGCCCACCACCTGCCCTCGCACCTGTCGGGCGGCGAAGCGCAGCGGGTGGCGGTGGCCCGCGCCCTGGTGTCGGACCCGGCGGTGCTGCTGGCCGACGAGCCCACCGGCAACCTCGACACCCGCAGCGGTCAGGTGGTGCTGGAACTGCTGACCCGCCCGGCCCGGGCCGGCAAGACGGTGGTGCTGATCACCCACGACCCCGACGTGGCGGCGCTGGCCGACCACCACCTGCGGGTGCGCGACGGCGAGGTGCACGCCGAGGACTGA
- a CDS encoding 23S rRNA (pseudouridine(1915)-N(3))-methyltransferase RlmH — MRLHLITVGAPKLAYARAGWDEYTARLGRYHKLKITQLSGSTPDKEGQAMLKAAGRAPIIALDPRGTLWSSEELAAYIEQQGLHGTGELAFCIGGPDGHSDELRAQARALWSLGRLTLPHDLAMVVMSEALYRSATITAGEPYHR; from the coding sequence ATGCGCCTGCACCTGATCACCGTCGGCGCGCCGAAACTCGCCTACGCCCGCGCCGGCTGGGACGAGTACACCGCCCGGCTGGGGCGCTACCACAAGCTCAAGATCACCCAGCTGAGCGGCAGCACCCCCGATAAGGAAGGCCAGGCGATGCTCAAGGCCGCCGGACGCGCCCCGATCATCGCGCTCGATCCACGCGGCACCCTGTGGAGCAGCGAAGAACTGGCCGCCTATATCGAGCAGCAGGGCCTGCACGGCACTGGCGAACTGGCCTTCTGCATCGGCGGTCCCGACGGGCACAGTGACGAACTGCGCGCCCAGGCAAGGGCGCTGTGGAGCCTGGGCCGCCTGACCCTGCCGCACGATCTGGCGATGGTGGTGATGAGCGAAGCGCTCTACCGCTCGGCCACCATCACTGCCGGCGAGCCGTACCACCGCTGA
- a CDS encoding metallophosphoesterase, with protein MQLSDVHGRTRFLNGCLARKVNALNPDVVCVTGDLVNRRADLPRVLAELGRIRCSRKYFVPGNWERETQQGLGKRLTTPEETAATLRAVSPVARVLLNQGEVITLGGRKVLIYGFDNSLEDLAAYRPPGEAAEVRVLLAHSPLIIGLLRREQVPFDLLLTGDTHGGQLRVLGFTRRDVQHWHVGAKTEAGGGVFVISRGLGTVKVPLRLGSPPEIVCADLWPAG; from the coding sequence GTGCAGCTCTCCGATGTGCACGGCCGCACCCGGTTCCTGAACGGTTGCCTGGCCCGGAAGGTCAATGCCCTGAATCCCGACGTGGTCTGCGTGACCGGCGATCTGGTCAACCGCCGGGCCGACCTGCCGCGCGTGCTGGCGGAACTCGGCCGGATTCGCTGCTCCAGGAAGTACTTCGTGCCGGGCAACTGGGAGCGCGAGACCCAGCAGGGGCTGGGCAAGCGCCTCACCACCCCCGAGGAAACGGCCGCCACCTTGCGGGCGGTGTCGCCGGTCGCCCGGGTGCTGCTCAACCAGGGCGAGGTGATCACGCTGGGCGGCCGGAAAGTGCTGATCTACGGCTTCGACAACAGCCTGGAGGACCTGGCCGCCTACCGTCCGCCGGGCGAGGCCGCCGAGGTCCGGGTGCTGCTGGCCCACTCGCCGCTGATCATCGGTCTGCTGCGCCGGGAGCAGGTGCCGTTCGACCTGCTGCTGACCGGCGACACCCACGGCGGGCAACTCCGGGTGCTGGGCTTCACCCGCCGCGACGTGCAGCACTGGCATGTCGGCGCGAAAACGGAAGCGGGCGGCGGCGTGTTCGTGATCTCGCGCGGTCTGGGCACCGTCAAGGTGCCGCTGCGGCTGGGCAGCCCGCCGGAGATCGTCTGCGCCGACCTGTGGCCGGCAGGCTAG
- a CDS encoding serine/threonine-protein kinase, with translation MTNASLPFLPGYALTRSIGRGNTSLVFLGSAAAKPDQPLAIKLPLPATLADRTAAERFGNEVRLSLQFRHPHLVRGYAGTAFGEQAYLAMRYFPEGTLAERLESRTLPYETALRVLADVAAGTAYLHQQGAVHQDIKTQNIYLDGGRAALGDFGNTYFVSAGGNISGSPFYMAPEIYRGEASSAQSDVYSFGVMAYELLVGVRPHVGNTYEELMISHLTRFPSPVTAANRRVPRALSRLIELAMAKRPQDRPDSAALRRALLEALGEPDEQDLPDPEDVGEVPPAPRAVLGRHQHLPTAPAPLPLETVLPAAQPAKDDKAGPKSWNPFKRRK, from the coding sequence GTGACCAACGCTTCCCTTCCTTTTCTCCCCGGCTATGCCCTGACCCGCTCGATCGGCCGGGGCAACACGTCGCTGGTGTTTCTGGGCAGCGCCGCCGCCAAACCCGACCAGCCGCTGGCAATCAAGTTGCCGCTGCCTGCCACCCTGGCCGACCGCACCGCCGCCGAGCGCTTCGGTAACGAGGTGCGCCTCTCGCTGCAGTTTCGCCACCCGCATCTGGTGCGCGGGTACGCGGGCACCGCCTTCGGCGAGCAGGCCTACCTCGCCATGCGTTACTTTCCCGAAGGGACGCTGGCCGAGCGCCTGGAGAGCCGGACGCTGCCGTACGAAACGGCCCTGCGGGTGCTGGCCGACGTGGCGGCGGGCACCGCCTACCTGCACCAGCAGGGCGCAGTGCACCAGGACATCAAGACCCAGAACATCTACCTCGACGGGGGCCGCGCCGCGCTGGGCGATTTCGGCAACACCTACTTCGTCTCGGCCGGCGGCAACATCTCGGGCAGTCCGTTCTACATGGCCCCCGAGATCTACCGGGGAGAAGCCAGCAGCGCCCAGAGCGACGTCTACAGCTTCGGGGTGATGGCCTACGAACTGCTGGTGGGGGTGCGGCCGCACGTCGGCAACACCTACGAGGAACTGATGATCTCGCACCTGACCCGCTTTCCCTCGCCGGTCACGGCCGCTAACCGCCGGGTGCCGCGCGCCCTGTCGCGCCTGATCGAGCTGGCGATGGCCAAAAGGCCGCAGGACCGCCCGGATTCGGCGGCGCTGCGCCGCGCGCTGCTCGAAGCGCTGGGCGAACCCGACGAGCAGGACCTGCCGGACCCCGAGGACGTCGGCGAGGTGCCGCCGGCCCCGCGCGCGGTGCTGGGCCGCCACCAGCACCTGCCCACCGCGCCCGCGCCCCTGCCGCTGGAAACGGTCCTGCCCGCTGCCCAGCCGGCCAAAGACGACAAGGCCGGGCCGAAAAGCTGGAACCCCTTCAAGCGCAGGAAATAA
- a CDS encoding penicillin acylase family protein, which produces MRVLRAFGVFVLALLLLAAAGAIYLNVVTNPRLSGELNLPGLQGPVTITRDRWGVPHIVAERSDADAVYALGFVHAQDRLWQMEFQRRISQGRLSEVLGAAALPQDKFLRTWGFYRAAQSVLPALSLRSRALVSAYTRGVNAGMAQQRLPLEFRILGYTPEPWTDVDSVAWSKLMAYDLGGNWDQELLGAQVAQKLGPGALNQIMPPYPAGAPTILSADELPQGAARPSSAPTTATLPAGAIAALRAQLAAARSLGFVNAPGKGSNDWVIGGERTVSGKPILADDPHLGLSAPMLWYLADIKGPTLHAIGASLPGLPAIVIGRNDRVAWGVTNVNPDVQDLYIEPASAPLNTRTEIIKVKNQPDVRLTVQESVHGSIISGVNSDLGQLSPRVALRWTALLPGDTTMDAFMGLNYARNWQDFTQALSSYVAPSQNFVYGDIDGNTGYYAPGRVPIRRSPDGWDGSLPAPGDGQHEWTGYIPFNGLPHTFNPADHLIVTANNKVVPDSYPSFLGNIRNWAEPYRAERITELLSAKAKLTVDDVKATQLDTVSLVWRDLKPYLLATRPEGELSRQALELLRPWNGDERADQVAPMIFEAWLMQLQTLAQDELGNGDQLESLAVLNALKSHSQLCAVNGEGDCAAWLSRTLKAAVSDLQTRLGDDPAGWTYGKLHRVADNHQAFGNVKAIGWLFNRSAPTSGGTNTVNVARPTPGSYTQTHAPSYRQIVDFSDLNKSLFVGTLGQGGNPIGPHYADQLRLWQQGEYLPMSSDPNDWGRTRVLNLRSE; this is translated from the coding sequence ATGCGTGTATTGCGCGCTTTTGGCGTGTTCGTGCTGGCGCTGCTGCTGCTCGCGGCGGCGGGGGCCATCTATCTCAACGTCGTGACCAATCCGCGCCTCTCGGGCGAATTGAACCTCCCGGGGCTCCAGGGGCCGGTGACCATCACCCGCGACCGCTGGGGCGTGCCGCATATCGTGGCCGAGCGGTCCGACGCCGACGCGGTGTACGCGCTGGGCTTCGTGCATGCCCAGGACCGGCTGTGGCAGATGGAGTTCCAGCGCCGCATCAGCCAGGGCCGCCTCAGTGAGGTGCTGGGCGCCGCCGCGCTGCCGCAGGACAAGTTCCTGCGAACCTGGGGCTTTTACCGCGCCGCCCAGAGCGTGCTGCCGGCCCTCTCGCTGCGCAGCCGGGCGCTGGTCAGCGCCTACACCCGCGGCGTCAACGCCGGCATGGCCCAGCAACGCCTGCCGCTGGAATTCCGCATCCTGGGCTACACGCCCGAGCCCTGGACCGACGTGGACAGCGTGGCCTGGAGCAAGCTGATGGCCTACGACCTCGGCGGCAACTGGGACCAGGAACTGCTCGGCGCGCAGGTGGCCCAGAAGCTCGGCCCAGGCGCGCTCAACCAGATCATGCCGCCGTATCCGGCCGGTGCCCCCACCATTCTCAGCGCGGACGAGCTGCCTCAGGGCGCGGCCCGACCGTCTTCGGCGCCCACCACCGCCACGCTGCCCGCTGGGGCCATCGCCGCCCTGCGAGCCCAGCTCGCCGCCGCCCGCTCGCTGGGCTTCGTCAACGCGCCGGGCAAGGGCAGCAACGACTGGGTGATCGGCGGCGAGCGCACCGTGAGCGGCAAGCCGATTCTGGCCGACGATCCGCACCTGGGCCTCAGCGCCCCGATGCTGTGGTACCTGGCCGACATCAAAGGTCCCACGCTGCACGCCATCGGGGCCAGCTTGCCGGGCCTCCCGGCCATCGTGATCGGGCGCAACGACCGGGTGGCCTGGGGCGTGACCAACGTCAACCCCGACGTGCAGGACCTCTATATCGAACCGGCCAGCGCCCCGCTGAACACCCGCACCGAGATCATCAAGGTGAAAAACCAGCCGGACGTGCGTCTCACGGTGCAGGAAAGCGTCCACGGCTCGATCATCTCCGGCGTCAACAGCGATCTGGGCCAGCTCAGCCCGCGCGTGGCGCTGCGCTGGACCGCCCTGCTGCCCGGCGACACCACCATGGACGCCTTCATGGGCCTGAACTACGCCCGCAACTGGCAGGACTTCACGCAGGCCCTGAGCAGCTACGTGGCGCCCAGTCAGAACTTCGTCTACGGCGATATAGACGGCAACACCGGCTATTACGCTCCCGGCAGGGTGCCGATTCGCCGGAGCCCTGACGGCTGGGACGGCAGCCTGCCCGCGCCGGGCGACGGCCAGCACGAGTGGACCGGGTACATCCCCTTCAACGGGCTGCCGCACACCTTCAATCCGGCCGACCACCTGATCGTCACCGCCAACAACAAGGTCGTGCCGGACAGCTACCCTTCCTTCCTCGGCAACATCCGCAACTGGGCCGAGCCGTACCGCGCCGAGCGCATCACCGAACTGCTGAGCGCCAAGGCCAAGCTGACGGTGGACGACGTGAAGGCCACGCAGCTCGATACCGTCAGCCTGGTGTGGCGCGACCTCAAGCCGTACCTGCTCGCCACCCGGCCCGAAGGCGAGCTGAGCCGCCAGGCGCTCGAGCTGCTGCGGCCCTGGAACGGCGACGAGCGCGCCGATCAGGTGGCGCCGATGATCTTCGAGGCCTGGCTGATGCAGCTTCAGACGCTGGCGCAGGACGAACTCGGGAACGGCGACCAGCTCGAAAGCCTGGCGGTACTCAACGCCCTGAAGAGCCACAGCCAGCTGTGCGCTGTGAACGGAGAGGGCGACTGCGCCGCCTGGCTCAGCCGCACCCTGAAGGCGGCGGTCAGCGACCTCCAGACCCGACTGGGCGACGACCCGGCGGGGTGGACCTACGGCAAGCTGCACCGGGTGGCCGACAACCATCAGGCCTTCGGCAACGTCAAGGCCATCGGCTGGCTGTTCAACCGCTCGGCACCGACGTCCGGCGGCACCAACACCGTCAACGTGGCCCGCCCCACCCCCGGCAGCTACACCCAGACGCACGCGCCGAGCTACCGCCAGATCGTGGACTTCTCGGACCTGAACAAGAGCCTCTTTGTGGGCACGCTGGGTCAGGGCGGCAACCCGATCGGGCCGCACTACGCCGACCAGTTGCGGCTGTGGCAGCAGGGCGAGTACCTGCCGATGAGCAGCGACCCGAACGACTGGGGCCGCACCCGGGTGCTGAACTTAAGGAGCGAGTAA